In Anoplopoma fimbria isolate UVic2021 breed Golden Eagle Sablefish chromosome 22, Afim_UVic_2022, whole genome shotgun sequence, a genomic segment contains:
- the steap3 gene encoding metalloreductase STEAP3: MPDEMARPLIRDRGEGGGGSRHLEASASELGAPVIGILGTGDFSRSLARRLVASGYRVVVGSRNPKRSAARFPEEAEVTSQMEAASQADLVFVAVFPEHHSTLVELKPTLAGKTLVDVSNGLRINRDGPSNAEQLAELFPESSVVKGFNTISAWTLQMGPRDGSRQIFLCGNCRKAKSSVMQLCRSMGFVPIDMGHLSSSLEIENLPLHLFPSWRVPVLCTLSLFAFFYVYNFLRDVLQPYVTAKKNVFYKMPIETVNVTLPAVALVMLSLVYLPGLYAALLQLWWGTKYNRFPNWLDRWLTSRKQLGLCSFLCAALHAIYSLCLPLRKSARFKLLMEFKQVKEEDVWVDAEVWRMELYLSAGIMALGLLSLLAVTSLPSVANTINWREFSFIQSTLGYCALFAATLHTLLFGWDRAFNPAQYRFLMPPTFTLVLALPIAVLLGRLALLAPCVAWRLGQIRRGWEKSRYIRFALPDDGCHNGLEVASNV, encoded by the exons ATGCCTGATGAGATGGCGCGGCCTTTAATCCGAGAcagaggtgaaggaggaggaggctccaGGCATCTTGAGGCCTCCGCGTCTGAACTCGGCGCCCCAGTCATTGGCATTCTGGGCACGGGCGACTTCTCCCGCTCACTGGCCAGGAGGCTGGTGGCCTCCGGCTACCGAGTGGTGGTGGGGAGTCGAAACCCCAAGCGCTCTGCGGCTCGGTTCCCTGAAGAGGCCGAG gtgacatcacagatggaggcagccagccaggcagaCCTGGTCTTTGTCGCGGTGTTCCCCGAGCACCACTCAACGCTGGTGGAACTGAAGCCGACGCTAGCCGGAAAGACGCTGGTGGATGTCAGCAATGGTCTAAGGATCAACCGAGACGGGCCCTCGAACGCCGAGCAGCTGGCCGAGCTGTTCCCGGAGAGTTCTGTAGTCAAAGGGTTCAACACCATATCGGCCTGGACGCTCCAGATGGGACCTCGGGATGGAAGCAGGCAG ATTTTCCTGTGCGGCAACTGTCGCAAGGCCAAGAGCTCGGTGATGCAGCTCTGTCGCAGCATGGGCTTCGTCCCCATCGACATGGgccacctctcctcctctctggagaTTGAAAacctccccctccatctcttcccCTCCTGGCGCGTCCCCGTCCTCTGCACCCTGTCCCTGTTCGCCTTCTTCTACGTGTACAACTTCCTCCGCGACGTCCTGCAGCCCTACGTCACGGCGAAGAAGAACGTCTTCTACAAAATGCCCATCGAGACCGTTAACGTCACCCTCCCCGCCGTTGCCCTGGTGATGCTGTCGCTGGTCTACCTGCCCGGTTTGTACGCTGCACTCCTCCAGCTGTGGTGGGGCACCAAGTACAACCGTTTCCCAAATTGGCTGGACCGGTGGCTGACAAGCAGGAAGCAGCTGGGGCTGTGCAGCTTCTTGTGCGCCGCGCTGCACGCCATCTACAGCCTGTGTCTCCCATTGAGGAAGTCTGCCCGCTTCAAGCTGCTCATGGAATTTAAACAG gtgaaggaggaggacgtGTGGGTGGACGCGGAGGTGTGGAGGATGGAGCTGTACCTCTCAGCGGGCATCATGGCCCTCGGACTGCTCTCCCTGCTGGCCGTCACCTCGCTGCCCTCGGTGGCCAACACCATCAACTGGAGGGAGTTCAGCTTCATTcag TCCACACTAGGTTACTGCGCCCTGTTTGCCGCCACCCTCCACACGCTCCTCTTCGGCTGGGACCGAGCCTTCAATCCGGCCCAGTACCGCTTCCTCATGCCTCCCACCTTCACGCTGGTCCTGGCTCTTCCCATAGCGGTCCTGCTTGGCCGCTTGGCTCTCCTCGCGCCCTGCGTGGCCTGGCGGCTTGGGCAGATCCGCCGCGGCTGGGAGAAGAGCCGATACATCCGCTTCGCCCTGCCCGACGACGGCTGCCACAACGGGCTGGAGGTGGCCAGTAACGTGTGA
- the LOC129111847 gene encoding secretin receptor, whose product MFNKADTMKKVGLIGLLLLPQAKSSSECHSHVNLVKEEEKCMTDLLLFKSHKATENNISVHCKGMWDDLNCWPHASLGETVSQPCPEFFNSEGEVHRNCTASGWTDPLVPHEDACGYTFNETLHFLGESSDAHLYFSHVKTMYTAGYTLSLISLSIAVTIFCLFRKLHCTRNHIHIQLFISFILRAIFIFVRDSLLFTNEELYHCDYYPVACKVALMFSNYSILANYSWLLAEGHFLFTLVSRSFFSLKKHLAWYIVLSWGLPLIVIVSWGCAKYFYEDKGCWETRKNEWIWWILRVPVLLTISMNFIFFLGILRILVNKLRMPDALRNEFCQYKRLIKSTFFLVALFGLHYILFVFLPVEVSSSVFKIWMFAELALSSTQGFVVAVLYCFMNGEVQQEFQRRWRRWRLTQHLPSRRRQQHGSISHSGSPHTQVSLLPCSSGSPVTSGLPVDTVEM is encoded by the exons ATGTTTAATAAGGCAGACACAATGAAAAAAGTTGGACTTATTGGGCTGCTACTGTTACCCCAG GCAAAGTCGTCGTCAGAGTGTCATTCTCATGTTAATCTtgtgaaagaggaggaaaagtgcATGACTGATCTGCTGCTTTTTAAGTCACATAAAGCAACAG AAAACAATATCAGTGTACACTGTAAGGGAATGTGGGATGACCTGAACTGCTGGCCACATGCGTCTCTTGGGGAAACCGTCTCTCAGCCGTGTCCGGAGTTTTTCAACTCGGAAG GTGAAGTACACCGTAACTGCACTGCCAGTGGCTGGACAGACCCACTCGTCCCACATGAAGACGCATGCGGCTACACTTTCAATGAGACGCTCCACTTTCTTGGAGAG TCCTCAGATGCCCATCTGTATTTCTCCCACGTGAAGACCATGTACACGGCCGGGTACACACTCtccctcatctccctctccatcGCCGTCACCATATTCTGCCTGTTTAG GAAGCTGCACTGCACCAGGAACCACATCCACATCCAGCTGTTTATCTCCTTCATCCTGAGAGCCATCTTCATCTTCGTCAGAGACTCTCTGCTATTCACCAATGAAGAGCTCTACCACTGTGACTACTACCCA GTGGCATGCAAGGTCGCGCTCATGTTTTCCAACTACTCCATCCTGGCAAACTACAGCTGGCTGCTGGCGGAGGGTCACTTCCTCTTCACCCTGGTGAGCCGCTCCTTCTTCTCCCTGAAGAAACACCTCGCCTGGTACATCGTCCTGAGTTGGG GCTTACCTTTGATTGTCATTGTCTCCTGGGGATGTGCCAAGTATTTTTATGAAGACAAAGG CTGTTGGGAAACCAGGAAAAATGAATGGATTTGGTGGATACTTCGAGTGCCAGTTCTTCTGACTATATCc ATgaatttcatctttttcttgGGCATTTTGAGGATACTGGTGAACAAACTCCGAATGCCAGATGCATTAAGGAATGAATTCTGCCAGTATAA GAGGCTGATCAAATccactttttttcttgtggCTCTGTTTGGTCTGCATTAcatcctgtttgttttcctgccCGTTGAAGTCAGCAGCTCAGTGTTTAAGATATGGATGTTTGCCGAGCTCGCTCTGTCATCCACGCAG GGTTTTGTGGTCGCCGTGCTCTACTGCTTCATGAATGGAGAG GTGCAGCAGGAGTTTCAGAGGAGGTGGCGGAGGTGGCGGCTGACTCAGCACCTCCCCAGCCGCCGCCGGCAGCAGCACGGCTCCATCAGCCACAGTGGGTCTCCCCACACACAGGTATCCCTGCTGCCCTGCTCCTCGGGCAGCCCGGTAACCAGCGGACTCCCCGTGGACACGGTGGAGATGTGA
- the LOC129111788 gene encoding acyl-CoA-binding protein-like yields MTESFERAVEDVKVLDKRPGYGVLGEVYGLYKQATVGDVNIERPGFFDIAGRGKWDAWERRKGLSKEEAMTAYVDLVEELKGKFGFSQMT; encoded by the exons ATGACT GAATCCTTTGAGAGAGCAGTAGAGGATGTGAAGGTGCTGGATAAGAGGCCGGGATATGGAGTACTGGGAGAAGTATATGGGTTGTACAAGCAGGCAACAGTTGGAGATGTTAACATAG AGCGTCCAGGGTTCTTTGACATAGCAGGACGAGGAAAATGGGACGCATGGGAACGAAGGAAAG GTCTTTCAAAAGAAGAAGCAATGACCGCCTACGTTGAcctggtggaggagctgaagggGAAATTTGGGTTCTCTCAAATGACGTAG
- the cfap221 gene encoding cilia- and flagella-associated protein 221, with protein sequence MEVAPATLQTPLEPLRRGTPLPLSQLVEESRSGAQITNPLLESKIYAKLKSNSLIQAEPSELHFSGFELGKDYIKILKLINISSEVMNIHIIPTQTKHFQTTYTKKYRLIPGLAYTLKVRLCPDEWRYFYDCIRVHCKGEENLLIPVHAYPVIDDLHIPPHIDLSAVPLGQSVRHVIPLRCSCPIDFEFQVYVVQPHRAFSIHPLTGVIPANGEEKILVTFSPFQYDTCQVTFQLIISQFNCRPYLCTITGRSAPHLALSELGRKSGHGDAVPAEYKGTSPAGQTPPRSKPKYRSTRDADKSKTLRDQADVKPGPKPPVDVCTPAGVAKMLIKDTDKLSSKDLREAISCGSTVGLQNRQMKEALFMKKLQQNVKDEQANQLRWQVHLGKDPVSEHTRQQIAEEREIALHVYLVKRGDVRHEEDFSAGNPKLSSRRVLCEAGQACEGAPSFQFYSSFQWELRHRALRLFQQAARKTVIRCRMNRRLTCLKKLSDSMKNSPLAKKEETTCDLTISPDKIFPFAFPVFSNEDDPLAPSNLVPVPVDPIDVTVTTHIPFFKLQVPQHYKLMGYQSVSAWNAFNSYTPTTLARPLRTGAPDELVPNEVGAQSPTTVEPKAWEEQRRENKKGDVKAGRLSFSAPEAMLRPFPANPLRIFNPAPGLQTYKPTPKYLESDPECHLCPMPRYTIPESNMCGRGTQTPHTQKSLDHKEVIKGLMTWRDFDSLTSKCLSNQPALTSDCAPRRSVDYCTDTLPLTAPPPLTGPPDDLPPLMDKTFEGSGLQLTPEIIGAEFLSAEALVSNSNLTSKTTVRHQRELQVEATYTSELNQMGKRVMARLKHFEITDRNSPGEDCE encoded by the exons ATGGAGGTGGCCCCCGCTACCCTGCAGACGCCGTTGGAGCCCCTGAGGAGGGGGACCCCTCTGCCTCTGAGCCAGCTggtggaggagagcaggagcgGAGCCCAAATCACCAATCCTCTACTGGAATCAA AAATCTATGCCAAACTGAAAAGCAACAGCCTGATCCAAGCAGAGCCCTCAGAGCTTCACTTCAGTGGGTTTGAGCTGGGGAAGGATTACATAAAGATCCTG AAACTAATCAACATCTCATCTGAAGTCATGAATATTCACATCATCCCGACCCAAACCAAGCACTTCCAAACAACTTATACTAAAaag TATCGACTCATCCCAGGCCTCGCCTACACACTGAAGGTCAGGCTCTGTCCCGACGAGTGGCGTTACTTCTATGACTGCATTCGGGTTCACTGCAAG GGGGAAGAGAACCTGTTAATTCCAGTTCATGCTTACCCTGTCATCGATGACCTGCACATCCCTCCTCATATCGACCTATCAGCCGTACCACTTGgacaaag TGTTCGCCATGTTATTCCTCTGAGATGCAGCTGCCCCATTGACTTTGAGTTCCAGGTCTACGTTGTTCAGCCCCACAGGGCCTTCTCCATCCATCCCCTTACAG GTGTGATACCAGCCAATGGTGAAGAGAAGATCCTGGTGACCTTCAGTCCTTTCCAATATGATACTTGTCAGGTCACCTTCCAGCTGATCATCTCCCAGTTCAACTGCAGACCTTACCTCTGTACCATCACTGGGCGCTCCGCCCCTCACCTAGCCCTTAG TGAGCTGGGGAGAAAGTCAGGTCATGGAGATGCAGTGCCTGCAGAATACAAAGGTACTTCACCTGCAGGCCAAACGCCCCCTCGAAGTAAACCCAAATACCGGTCAACCAGGGACGCCGACAAATCAAAG ACATTGAGAGATCAGGCTGATGTTAAGCCCGGACCAAAGCCTCCAGTTGATGTCTGCACCCCTGCAGGGGTGGCAAAGATGCTGATCAAAGACACCGATAAGCTGAGCTCTAAAGACCTGAGGGAAG CCATATCCTGTGGCAGCACGGTTGGTCTGCAGAACAGGCAGATGAAGGAAGCCCTGTTCATGAAAAAGCTTCAACAAAACGTGAAGGACGAGCAAGCCAACCAGCTCAGATG GCAAGTCCATCTTGGTAAGGACCCTGTGTCAGAGCACACCAGGCAGCAGatagcagaggagagagagattgcACTGCATGTATACCTG GTCAAAAGGGGAGATGTACGGCACGAGGAGGACTTCTCTGCTGGGAATCCTAAACTTTCTTCCAGACGAGTGCTTTGTGAAGCCGGACAG GCCTGCGAGGGAGCCCCGTCCTTCCAGTTTTACTCCAGTTTCCAGTGGGAGCTGAGACACAGAGCCCTCAGACTGTTCCAGCAGGCAGCACGCAAG ACGGTGATCCGATGTCGCATGAACCGCAGACTGACCTGTTTGAAGAAACTCTCAGACAGCATGAAGAACTCGCCCTTGGCAAAGAAAG AGGAGACCACTTGTGATCTGACGATATCGCCAGACAAAATCTTTCCATTTGCTTTCCCTGTCTTCTCTAATGAAGACGACCCACTG GCTCCCAGTAATTTGGTCCCGGTGCCTGTGGATCCTattgatgtgactgtgacaacGCATATTCCTTTCTTCAAGCTTCAA GTTCCCCAGCACTATAAGCTGATGGGCTACCAGTCTGTGTCAGCCTGGAATGCTTTCAACTCTTATACGCCCACCACTTTGGCCAGACCGCTTCGCACTGGAGCTCCG GACGAGCTGGTGCCCAATGAGGTCGGGGCGCAATCTCCCACGACAGTGGAGCCCAAAGCGTGGGAGGAACAGCGGCGTGAAAATAAGAAGGGGGATGTGAAGGCTGGCCGTCTCTCCTTCAGCGCCCCCGAAGCTATGCTCAGACCTTTTCCAGCAAACCCACTCCGAATCTTC AACCCAGCTCCAGGCCTGCAGACCTACAAACCGACCCCTAAATACCTGGAGAGTGACCCGGAGTGCCACCTCTGCCCTATGCCCAG GTATACAATCCCTGAGAGCAACATGTGTGGCAGAGGGACACAAACCCCACACACTCAGAAGTCTCTGGATCacaaa gaagtgatcaaAGGGCTCATGACATGGAGGGATTTTGATTCGCTTACCTCCAAGTGTCTGTCCAACCAACCTGCTCTCACCAGTGACTGTGCACCTCGCAG GTCTGTGGACTACTGCACAGATACACTTCCACTCACAGCACCCCCTCCTCTCACCGGCCCTCCTGATGATCTGCCACCACTAATGGACAAAAC GTTTGAAGGCTCAGGATTACAACTAACACCAGAGATTATCGGAGCAGAGTTCTTGTCTGCGGAAGCTCTGGTCTCCAATAGCAACCTCACCAGCAAAACCACAGTCAG GCACCAGAGGGAGCTTCAGGTGGAGGCGACCTACACGTCTGAGCTCAACCAGATGGGGAAAAGAGTGATGGCCAGGCTGAAGCACTTTGAAATCACTGACAGAAATTCACCAGGAGAGGACTGTGAATAG